From the Streptomyces sp. Tu 2975 genome, one window contains:
- a CDS encoding roadblock/LC7 domain-containing protein: MTAETEVLGELKRLRARVPQLTGGLAASVDGLVLAADTEEAESVAALTAAALGVALRLTEATGQGGFKELLVRGEAGYVATYAAGSSAVLTVLAEPRINVGRLHLEARRAGARIGALVDAALERPENA; this comes from the coding sequence ATGACGGCCGAGACCGAGGTGCTCGGTGAACTCAAGAGGCTGCGCGCCCGCGTGCCGCAGCTGACCGGCGGGCTCGCCGCGAGCGTCGACGGCCTGGTGCTGGCGGCGGACACGGAGGAGGCCGAGAGTGTCGCCGCGCTCACGGCCGCCGCGCTCGGAGTCGCGCTGCGGCTGACCGAGGCCACCGGGCAGGGCGGCTTCAAGGAGTTGCTCGTCCGGGGCGAGGCGGGCTACGTCGCCACCTACGCGGCCGGCTCGTCGGCCGTGCTCACCGTCCTGGCCGAACCACGCATCAACGTGGGCCGGCTCCATCTCGAGGCCCGTCGTGCCGGCGCCCGTATCGGGGCGCTGGTGGACGCCGCCCTCGAACGACCGGAGAACG